In a genomic window of Trichoderma atroviride chromosome 4, complete sequence:
- a CDS encoding uncharacterized protein (BUSCO:EOG092D3IQU), whose amino-acid sequence MAPLATASRLCVRSAAVAKPAVRALSSTAVRQADAPAPGAASYTSPFKGESKANKIPDFSKYMSKGSETSNKLFSYFMVGTMGAITAAGAKSTVQEFLVNMSASADVLAMAKVEVDLNTIPEGKNVIIKWRGKPVFIRHRTQDEIDQANKVNITSLRDPQSDEDRVKRPEWLVMLGVCTHLGCVPIGEAGDYGGWFCPCHGSHYDISGRIRKGPAPLNLEIPEYDFPEDDKLIIG is encoded by the exons ATGGCGCCTCTCGCAACTGCTTCCCGCCTGTGTGTGCGCTCGGCCGCCGTGGCCAAGCCCGCTGTGCGCGCGCTGAGCTCGACTGCTGTGCGCCAGGCCGACGCCCCTGCTCCCGGAGCAGCCTCATACACCAGTCCCTTCAAGGGCGAGTCCAAGGCCAACAAGATCCCCGACTTCAGCAAGTACATGTCCAAGGGCAGCGAGACCTccaacaagctcttctcgTACTTCATGGTCGGCACAATGggcgccatcaccgccgcTGGAGCCAAGAGCACTGTTCAAG AATTCCTCGTCAACATGTCCGCCTCTGCTGACgttttggccatggccaaggtCGAGGTCGacctcaacaccatcccCGAGGGCAAGAAC GTCATTATCAAATGGCGAGGCAAGCCCGTCTTCATCCGCCACCGAACCCAGGACGAGATCGACCAGGCCAACAAAGTCAACATCACTTCCCTCCGAGACCCCCAATCCGATGAGGACCGTGTCAAGCGCCCCGAGTGGCTGGTCATGCTGGGTGTCTGCACCCACTTGGGATGTGTACCCATTGGCGAGGCTGGTGACTATGGTGGCTGGTTCTGCCCTTGCCACGGCTCCCACTACGATATCTCTGGCCGGATACGAAAGGGCCCCGCACCTCTGAACCTGGAGATCCCCGAGTACGACTTCCCCGAGGATGACAAGCTTATCATCGGTTAA
- a CDS encoding uncharacterized protein (BUSCO:EOG092D3F3H), with protein MSGFQIPGLGQAKLNEVLPPLPTDLPTVASSAAEEDKEMQDANPPIEEPALVATETHNEEAKTTGSEQPTVHATSDDMSIDKPGSPPSLTSALEAALGGLENAETRQQLPAGEQDPVPLQPDQSEHPEWEIDSSPYESSDSSSSDSSSDDDDSDNEGYEPLGIEETARILMETEGGSDDEGDRGKSSGSGYVRTKNEIPEEIIPKPEVTITPEMAIEELGVIEHIVENIMLVKAFTPGEYQVLDSGSVLCNSERVVIGVIAETIGKVLQPMYTVMFNSAEEVKELGLEVGAKVFYPVDHASYVFTEPLKNLKGSDASNLHDEEIADEEIEFSDDEKEAEYKRSLKQKKKDKWKSSGGKEGKHPHPLRQEMSADGGLNYDDEDDGLYTPLARPAGYGTGAPQAENYEPAPRSSFQRGGRRGDSRGRGNRGRGSGRGGRGGYNQPRDGYSLPPQNNNQSPQASASTGSSWNFNPVLPTGQVPSLPQFGFPVPGWPQPTPGQQSGIPAVPPPPPGWPGSAQGQGQASDPGAFVNPAFFAALMSQIQAQTGQTGWNGQAPPPPPPPHQ; from the coding sequence ATGTCAGGCTTCCAGATTCCTGGGCTAGGCCAGGCGAAACTCAATGAAGTTCTACCTCCTCTGCCGACCGATCTTCCCACTGTGGCTTCGAGCGCAGCGgaggaagacaaagaaatGCAAGACGCAAATCCACCTATAGAAGAACCAGCATTAGTGGCAACAGAAACACACaacgaagaagccaagacaACAGGCTCCGAACAGCCTACCGTTCACGCTACATCAGATGATATGTCGATTGATAAGCCTGGAAGCCCACCATCCTTAACGTCTGCTCTCGAAGCAGCCCTTGGTGGCCTGGAAAATGCCGAAACACGTCAGCAACTGCCAGCAGGCGAGCAAGATCCAGTGCCTCTACAGCCCGACCAGAGCGAGCACCCAGAATGGGAGATAGATTCCTCGCCATATGAATCATCCGACTCAAGCAGTTCCGATTCATCatccgacgacgacgattcTGATAATGAAGGCTATGAGCCTCTGGGTATCGAAGAGACAGCTAGGATACTCATGGAGACAGAAGGTGGCTCAGATGATGAGGGTGATAGAGGGAAATCATCTGGATCTGGGTACGTGCGCACAAAGAATGAGATTCCCGAGGAAATCATTCCCAAGCCAGAAGTAACGATTACTCCCGAAATGGCTATAGAAGAGCTCGGAGTTATAGAACACATTGTCGAAAACATCATGCTTGTCAAGGCATTCACTCCAGGAGAATACCAAGTTCTAGACAGCGGGTCTGTCTTGTGCAATTCAGAGAGAGTAGTCATTGGTGTTATTGCAGAAACAATTGGAAAAGTACTGCAGCCGATGTACACAGTCATGTTCAACTCAGCAGAGGAAGTAAAGGAGCTTGGACTAGAGGTTGGCGCAAAAGTCTTCTATCCCGTCGACCACGCGTCATACGTTTTCACAGAGCCTCTGAAAAACCTCAAGGGCTCAGACGCCAGCAATCTCCACGATGAAGAAattgctgatgaagaaatcGAATTTTCAGACGACGAAAAAGAAGCGGAATACAAGCGCTCactgaagcagaagaagaaggacaagtGGAAGAGCAGCGGTGGAAAGGAGGGGAagcatcctcatcctctgcgCCAGGAAATGTCCGCCGATGGGGGCTTGAActatgatgatgaggatgacgggCTATATACGCCGCTTGCTAGACCTGCAGGCTATGGTACCGGCGCTCCACAGGCTGAGAATTACGAGCCTGCTCCTAGATCAAGCTTCCAGCGAGGAGGTCGGAGGGGAGACTCTCGAGGACGAGGCAATCGAGGGAGAGGTTCAGGTCGCGGTGGCAGGGGAGGCTATAACCAACCCAGAGATGGATATTCTCTCCCTCCTCAGAACAACAACCAATCTCCTCAAGCATCTGCCTCGACAGGCAGTTCATGGAACTTCAATCCAGTTCTTCCTACCGGCCAGGTACCCTCTCTTCCTCAGTTTGGATTTCCTGTTCCCGGATGGCCACAGCCCACGCCTGGCCAACAAAGTGGTATTCCTGCGGTACCGCCACCGCCTCCAggctggcctggatctgCCCAAGGTCAAGGCCAGGCATCTGACCCTGGAGCATTTGTCAATCCCGCTTTCTTTGCCGCGTTAATGAGCCAGATTCAAGCGCAAACCGGACAGACGGGGTGGAATGGCCAGGCTCCCCCACCACCTCCGCCACCTCATCAATGA
- a CDS encoding uncharacterized protein (SECRETED:SignalP(1-20)~MEROPS:MER0032443): MKFLHTFILAAFMLMALVSGQFSKEDKTNHVIAGEPARYLIALSPEIQRWVTDEEKWELKLSGHKFMDITGAQDSDSAVVNTQSPWDIPVRFPSKCVMQEQVKELAGNLSKDALRENLHKLNGFYNRYYKSDYGRQSSEWVLERVRDIIKEAGADGAVTAAPFTQPWPQISTIARIQGRTNDTIIIGAHQDSLTITPYDTSKLPAAGPGDDGSGAVTIMEVFRTLLIAKDVAGGAHAEHCRVPLVQRRISWTFGQPGNLPLV, from the exons ATGAAGTTTTTGCATACATTTATTCTGGCTGCCTTCATGCTGATGGCCCTTGTCAGTGGCCAATTCAGCAAGGAAGACAAGACCAACCACGTCATAGCTGGAGAGCCAGCTAGGTATCTCATCGCATTGAGCCCTGAGATACAAAGATGGGTAACTGACGAGGAAAAATGGGAGCTTAAGCTG AGCGGGCATAAGTTCATGGATATCACCGGCGCACAAGATTCAGACTCAGCAGTGGTTAATACCCAAAGCCCATGGGATATCCCTGTCAGATTTCCTTCGAAATGTGTGATGCAAGAGCAAGTGAAAGAGCTGGCAGGCAATCTATCCAAAGATGCGCTGCGGGAAAATCTCCATAAGCTGAACGGATTTTACAACCGCTACTACAAATCCGACTATGGGCGACAGTCATCTGAATGGGTCCTAGAAAGAGTCAGGGATATCATCAAGGAGGCTGGCGCCGACGGTGCCGTGACTGCTGCCCCCTTTACCCAGCCGTGGCCTCAGATTTCGACCATTGCCAGAATCCAAGGTCGGACAAATGataccatcatcatcggcgcgCACCAGGACTCTCTCACTATTACCCCTTATGATACTTCCAAGCTACCGgctgctggccctggcgatgatggcagtggcGCAGTTACCATCATGGAAGTCTTCAGGACTTTGCTCATCGCCAAGGACGTCGCTGGGGGGGCTCATGCAGAACACTGTAGAGTTCCATTGGTACAGCGCCGAATCAGTTGGACTTTTGGGCAGCCAGGCAATCTTCCGCTCGTATAG
- a CDS encoding uncharacterized protein (MEROPS:MER0032443), translated as MIQQDMVGYIHGALNAGSKPESLAVVRDVTHFDLNAFIKTVIDEYCDIPWIDSKCSFACSAHHAAAQAGYPSAFVTDFKDPAFDHKDEHVETRHLLKYISYDHMLQHAKMSLGLVYELAHFKFSNVTS; from the exons ATGATTCAACAAGATATGGTAGGCTACATTCATGGAGCTTTGAATGCCGGTAGTAAGCCAGAGAGCCTCGCTGTCGTCAGAGATGTCACTCATTTTGACCTCAATGCGTTTATCAAGACAGTCATCGACGAG TATTGTGATATTCCTTGGATCGATTCAAAGTGCAGTTTTGCTTGCTCTGCCCATCACGCCGCAGCGCAGGCCGGTTATCCTTCTGCATTTGTCACTGATTTCAAGGATCCAGCTTTTGATCATAAAGATGAGCATGTTGAgactcgtcatcttctcaaGTATATATCATACGATCATATGCTTCAGCATGCAAAAATGTCTTTGGGCCTAGTATATGAGCTTGCGCACTTTAAATTCTCCAACGTCACATCTTAG